In one Chitinophaga sancti genomic region, the following are encoded:
- a CDS encoding polyribonucleotide nucleotidyltransferase, translating to MNLTPKSVTFDIGDGRIVTLETGKLARQADGAVTVRLGNNILLATVVANKEPKPGQSFFPLTVDYQEKFASAGRIPGSFFKREGKLSDYEVLISRLIDRALRPLFPDDYLCEVQVLVTLISSDTEVMPDALACLAASAALAVSDVPIQEIISEVRVARIDGQLVINPNRSQLEKADMDFIIGATDKNIMMVEGESKECSEEDIIKAIEFAHEAIRTQVKAQHELAALAGVSGKREYAKPYENEDLKAKIIALAKEKILAVAKSGSGKHERSDAFHAIEDEVKESLGELPEEDAPLVGRYFHDLEKEVVRNMILDESVRLDGRSLDQVRPLNMEVDILPSPHGSALFTRGETQSLTTVTLGTPDDELLIESAASSKYSKFILHYNFPPFSTGEVKPMRGPGRREVGHGNLAMRSLKQMMPGSEYAYTVRVVSDILESNGSSSMATVCAGSLALMDAGVPLPKHVSGVAMGLISRATDGKWAVLTDILGDEDHLGDMDFKVTGTRDGICGIQMDIKVDGLSMDVMRKALEQARKGRLHIIDAMYGCLEGARPEPKPHAPRMEKLIIDREFIGAVIGPGGKVIQEIQRETGTTINIEEVGETGEVSIFSVQKEGLDKALTWIKGIVMVPEIGEVYESTVKSVMPYGAFVEFLPGKQGLLHISEVSWKRLENMDGVLTEGEKVKVKLVGTDPKTGKFKLSRRILMPKPEGYVERPEGDRPDRGDRGDRGDRGDRRDDRGGRGGDRGGFRNDRGGDRGGDRGGFRDRGGDRGDRRDGGGDRGQRPQQDPPMSSQADEPMEPMFDE from the coding sequence ATGAATCTGACACCTAAATCAGTTACTTTCGATATAGGAGATGGCCGGATTGTCACCCTCGAGACTGGAAAGTTAGCCCGCCAGGCTGATGGAGCTGTAACGGTTCGTCTGGGAAATAATATTCTCCTGGCTACCGTAGTTGCCAATAAAGAACCCAAACCCGGACAGTCATTCTTCCCCTTAACAGTTGATTACCAGGAAAAATTTGCTTCTGCTGGTCGTATCCCAGGTTCCTTTTTTAAGCGCGAAGGAAAATTATCCGACTACGAAGTTTTAATATCACGTTTGATCGACCGCGCACTGCGCCCCTTATTCCCTGATGATTATCTCTGCGAAGTACAGGTATTAGTAACCCTGATCTCTTCTGACACTGAAGTAATGCCCGATGCACTGGCTTGTCTGGCCGCATCTGCAGCACTCGCAGTATCTGATGTACCTATCCAGGAAATTATTTCTGAAGTACGCGTTGCCCGCATTGACGGTCAATTAGTTATAAATCCAAACCGCTCCCAGCTGGAAAAAGCTGATATGGACTTCATCATCGGTGCTACTGATAAGAACATCATGATGGTGGAAGGTGAAAGCAAGGAGTGCAGCGAGGAAGATATTATTAAAGCAATTGAATTCGCTCACGAAGCTATCCGTACACAGGTGAAAGCGCAGCATGAACTGGCTGCCCTGGCAGGTGTAAGTGGCAAACGTGAATACGCTAAGCCTTATGAAAATGAGGACCTGAAAGCGAAGATCATTGCATTGGCCAAAGAAAAGATCCTGGCAGTAGCCAAATCTGGTTCCGGCAAGCACGAACGTAGCGATGCATTCCATGCAATCGAAGACGAAGTGAAAGAATCTCTGGGCGAACTGCCTGAAGAAGATGCTCCACTGGTTGGCAGATATTTCCATGACCTCGAAAAGGAAGTGGTGCGTAACATGATCCTGGACGAAAGCGTTCGCCTGGATGGTCGTAGCCTCGACCAGGTTCGCCCGCTGAACATGGAAGTTGATATCCTGCCTTCTCCTCACGGTTCTGCCCTGTTTACCCGTGGTGAAACACAGTCCCTGACTACTGTTACCCTCGGTACACCGGATGATGAACTGCTGATCGAAAGCGCAGCCAGCTCCAAATATTCTAAATTTATCCTCCATTATAACTTCCCTCCGTTCTCTACAGGTGAAGTAAAGCCAATGCGTGGACCTGGCCGTCGTGAAGTTGGTCATGGTAACCTGGCGATGCGTTCCCTGAAGCAGATGATGCCAGGTAGTGAGTATGCTTACACAGTACGTGTAGTATCCGATATCCTGGAATCAAACGGTTCTTCTTCCATGGCAACTGTTTGTGCTGGTTCCCTGGCCCTGATGGATGCGGGTGTTCCTTTGCCTAAACACGTTTCCGGTGTGGCAATGGGTCTGATCTCCCGTGCTACCGATGGCAAGTGGGCAGTACTCACAGACATCCTCGGAGATGAAGATCACCTGGGTGATATGGACTTCAAAGTAACCGGTACCCGCGATGGTATCTGTGGTATCCAGATGGATATCAAGGTAGACGGTCTGAGCATGGACGTAATGCGTAAAGCACTGGAACAGGCTCGTAAAGGTCGTCTGCACATCATCGACGCCATGTACGGTTGCCTGGAAGGCGCTCGTCCTGAGCCTAAACCACACGCTCCACGCATGGAGAAACTGATCATCGACCGCGAATTCATCGGTGCTGTGATCGGGCCAGGTGGTAAGGTAATTCAGGAGATCCAGCGCGAAACCGGTACTACCATCAACATCGAAGAAGTTGGTGAAACCGGCGAAGTGAGCATCTTCTCTGTACAGAAAGAAGGTCTGGACAAAGCACTCACATGGATCAAGGGTATCGTAATGGTACCAGAAATCGGTGAAGTGTATGAGTCTACTGTAAAATCAGTCATGCCTTACGGTGCTTTCGTTGAATTCCTGCCTGGTAAACAAGGCTTACTCCATATCTCTGAAGTTTCCTGGAAACGACTGGAAAATATGGATGGCGTGCTGACCGAAGGTGAGAAAGTGAAAGTGAAACTGGTAGGTACTGATCCTAAGACCGGTAAATTCAAACTGAGCCGTCGTATCCTGATGCCGAAACCAGAAGGTTATGTAGAAAGACCTGAAGGTGACCGTCCTGATCGTGGCGATAGGGGAGATAGAGGTGACCGTGGCGATCGTCGTGATGATCGTGGCGGCAGAGGTGGTGACCGTGGTGGTTTCCGCAATGATCGCGGTGGCGATCGTGGCGGTGACAGAGGTGGTTTCCGTGACCGTGGTGGTGATCGTGGTGATCGTCGCGATGGCGGCGGTGATCGTGGCCAACGCCCTCAGCAGGATCCTCCAATGTCCAGCCAGGCTGATGAGCCAATGGAACCAATGTTTGACGAATAG
- the rpsO gene encoding 30S ribosomal protein S15: MSYLTVEKKANIFKEFGGSEKNTGSVEAQVALLTERINSISSHLKENKKDFSTHRGLMKMVGQRKRLLSYLSKTNLTGYRALIEKLGLRK, translated from the coding sequence ATGTCTTACTTAACTGTTGAAAAGAAAGCCAATATTTTTAAAGAATTTGGTGGAAGCGAGAAAAATACAGGCTCCGTAGAAGCACAAGTTGCACTGCTGACTGAGCGTATCAACAGCATTTCCAGTCACCTGAAAGAAAACAAAAAGGACTTTTCTACACACCGCGGTTTAATGAAAATGGTTGGTCAAAGAAAGCGTTTACTTTCTTACCTGTCTAAAACAAACCTCACAGGCTACCGCGCTCTGATTGAGAAGTTAGGTCTCAGAAAATAA
- a CDS encoding cell division ATP-binding protein FtsE: protein MSAEQPIIQLSNVNIYQGSSLILSDVNITVNKGEFVYLIGKTGTGKSSLLKTLYGDLVLKEGSGQVVGFDLKKMDWKKVPYLRRNLGVVFQDFQLLTDRNVHDNLKFVLRAIGWEDNKKMEEKINDVLEKVGLNTKGFKMPYELSGGEQQRVDIARAMLNSPKLILADEPTGNLDPETSDGIMQLLFRISREEGAAVVMATHDYILLQKFPSRVLRTENGRVSDHATVNFI from the coding sequence ATGAGCGCAGAACAACCGATTATACAGTTATCAAACGTTAATATTTACCAGGGAAGTTCCCTTATTTTGTCAGATGTAAATATTACAGTGAACAAGGGTGAATTTGTATACCTGATAGGAAAGACGGGTACTGGGAAGTCGAGCCTGCTGAAAACCCTGTATGGAGATCTGGTCCTGAAAGAGGGCTCAGGTCAGGTAGTAGGATTTGACCTGAAAAAGATGGACTGGAAAAAGGTGCCGTACCTGCGACGTAACCTGGGGGTGGTATTCCAGGATTTCCAGTTGCTGACGGACAGAAATGTGCATGACAACCTGAAATTTGTGTTGCGTGCCATTGGCTGGGAAGACAATAAAAAAATGGAAGAAAAGATCAATGATGTGCTGGAAAAGGTGGGCTTGAACACCAAAGGCTTCAAAATGCCTTATGAACTGAGCGGTGGTGAGCAGCAGCGTGTGGATATTGCCCGTGCTATGCTGAATTCTCCTAAGCTGATCCTGGCAGATGAGCCTACCGGGAACCTGGATCCTGAGACTTCCGACGGCATTATGCAACTTTTATTCCGCATCAGCCGGGAAGAAGGGGCGGCAGTAGTGATGGCTACGCATGACTATATATTATTACAGAAATTTCCATCACGGGTGCTGAGAACTGAGAATGGACGCGTGTCTGACCATGCCACCGTCAACTTTATTTAA
- a CDS encoding BlaI/MecI/CopY family transcriptional regulator — MSGIKTLTKAEEQIMQALWQIGPAFVKDIIETLPEPKPHYNTISTLVKILIDKGFVDFKAYGKSHQYFPLVTKEEYSQNTLQQVARGYFAGSFKNMVSFFVKKNDLSILELESLLEQIKKAENK, encoded by the coding sequence ATGTCAGGGATAAAAACATTGACGAAAGCAGAAGAACAGATTATGCAGGCCCTGTGGCAGATAGGACCTGCCTTTGTAAAGGATATTATTGAGACGCTTCCTGAGCCCAAACCACATTATAATACCATTAGCACCCTGGTTAAAATCCTGATTGATAAAGGTTTTGTGGATTTTAAGGCTTACGGAAAGTCACATCAGTATTTCCCACTGGTTACCAAGGAAGAATATAGCCAGAATACCTTGCAGCAGGTAGCCCGGGGCTATTTTGCAGGTTCCTTTAAAAATATGGTGTCTTTTTTTGTGAAAAAAAATGATCTCAGCATCTTAGAACTGGAATCTCTGCTGGAACAAATCAAAAAAGCTGAAAACAAATGA
- a CDS encoding M56 family metallopeptidase, translating into MMLTYIVKVLICSGVLYGYYALALKNSTLHVWNRIFLLLAPVFSLALPLVQFPFAQQEVVMRMLEVNAYAPAPLIKTAATFDIVPLLYALYIGVVIVLLVRMVLSWRKLKLLAAQGEVQEEAGFTTIRHEGKVSPFSFFSRIFINDTLSAPILRHELAHVQGHHTIDKLVMEMLCAVCWYNPFFYLMKRELAMVHEFIADKAAASDMQADYAKVLLQTTLQAQSLAGVSTFGQSPVKRRITVLFSPKTNYSFIKKTFIIPIAIVLLLVMGGQRSSLAVSNPAVMEEVFTFVEQPPTYAGGEDELSRYLSQHIRYPREAIEKGAYGTVFVQFVVGADGVIRDVRTVGKKLGHGLEEESIRVVQAMPRWNAGSQQGKKVSVEFNLPIRFQLD; encoded by the coding sequence ATGATGCTTACGTATATCGTTAAGGTATTGATCTGCTCAGGCGTGTTGTATGGCTATTATGCATTGGCGCTGAAAAACAGCACCCTGCATGTGTGGAACAGGATCTTCCTGTTGCTGGCACCTGTATTTTCACTGGCATTGCCACTGGTACAATTCCCTTTTGCACAGCAAGAGGTAGTTATGAGAATGCTGGAAGTAAATGCGTATGCCCCTGCGCCGCTTATAAAGACAGCAGCGACCTTTGATATAGTTCCATTATTATACGCCTTATATATAGGCGTGGTGATCGTACTACTGGTGCGTATGGTGCTAAGCTGGCGCAAACTGAAATTACTCGCCGCACAGGGGGAAGTACAGGAAGAAGCAGGTTTTACAACCATCCGTCACGAAGGGAAAGTCTCCCCTTTTTCGTTTTTCAGCAGGATATTTATTAACGATACACTCTCAGCCCCCATATTGCGCCACGAGCTTGCACATGTACAGGGGCATCATACCATCGATAAATTAGTGATGGAAATGCTTTGCGCTGTCTGCTGGTACAATCCGTTCTTTTATTTAATGAAAAGAGAACTGGCCATGGTGCATGAATTCATTGCAGACAAAGCAGCCGCTTCCGATATGCAGGCAGATTATGCAAAAGTCTTGTTGCAGACCACCCTACAGGCGCAGTCACTGGCTGGGGTGAGTACCTTCGGACAGTCGCCGGTGAAGCGAAGAATCACCGTACTGTTTTCCCCGAAAACGAATTACTCCTTTATAAAGAAGACTTTTATTATCCCTATAGCTATTGTTTTACTGCTGGTAATGGGTGGCCAGCGATCCTCCCTGGCAGTGAGCAATCCGGCTGTCATGGAGGAGGTTTTTACCTTTGTGGAGCAGCCTCCAACCTATGCAGGTGGAGAAGATGAGCTGTCCAGGTACCTTTCTCAACATATCCGCTATCCCAGGGAGGCAATAGAGAAGGGTGCATACGGAACCGTGTTTGTGCAGTTTGTAGTGGGCGCAGATGGTGTAATACGGGATGTGAGAACCGTAGGAAAGAAACTGGGACATGGCCTGGAGGAAGAGAGTATCAGGGTGGTGCAGGCAATGCCCAGGTGGAATGCGGGTTCACAGCAAGGAAAGAAAGTAAGTGTGGAGTTTAACCTGCCAATCAGGTTCCAGCTAGATTAG
- a CDS encoding TonB family protein, which produces MLTLLVITLLSFQQVGVPMLEEPQPAFPGGELALKQFLQQHVHYPQAAINKKEEGYVVVRFTVDVQGNVKHPHIIPGYRHQYLLEKEALRVVRKMPKWIPAKRFKKLVAVDFYLPISFSLSASLSAADLSGKESCILPVEPTAEYPGGSEAMEDFFKKNSRYALDPGTRNMRDRIFVQFTVDERGIVRNPAIIRPGKHPVLEKEAIRLVRLMPRWKPCLQGGKLVAVQWNLPLNFYLPDKK; this is translated from the coding sequence ATGCTGACTTTATTAGTGATTACCTTATTATCATTCCAGCAAGTGGGTGTTCCTATGTTGGAAGAACCCCAACCAGCATTTCCTGGTGGAGAACTGGCACTGAAGCAGTTCTTGCAGCAGCATGTGCATTATCCCCAGGCGGCTATCAACAAAAAGGAAGAGGGCTATGTGGTGGTGAGATTTACCGTGGATGTGCAGGGGAATGTGAAGCACCCGCATATTATCCCAGGATATAGACATCAGTATTTATTGGAAAAAGAAGCCCTGCGGGTAGTAAGGAAAATGCCGAAGTGGATACCAGCGAAGCGGTTTAAAAAATTGGTGGCGGTTGATTTTTATCTGCCTATTAGTTTTAGTTTGTCAGCTTCTCTCAGTGCAGCGGATCTTAGCGGCAAAGAATCATGTATACTGCCGGTAGAACCTACTGCCGAATATCCCGGGGGCAGTGAGGCGATGGAGGATTTCTTTAAAAAGAATAGCCGTTATGCGTTAGATCCTGGTACGAGAAATATGAGGGACAGGATCTTTGTTCAGTTTACAGTAGATGAAAGGGGTATTGTCAGAAATCCAGCTATCATCAGGCCGGGGAAACATCCTGTATTAGAGAAAGAAGCCATCAGGTTAGTGCGCCTGATGCCACGATGGAAGCCTTGCCTGCAGGGTGGTAAGCTCGTAGCTGTACAATGGAACCTACCTCTTAATTTTTATTTACCCGATAAGAAATGA
- a CDS encoding TonB family protein — MIILLALIMVLRPDTGITRLKSQPAKNEVIFTPPHIGNIPQFPGGQPALERFIADHAKYPADAVARKAQGTINVAFTVAFNGAITHVYRIGPPVDSSLEKEAIRVIKLMPNWKPYTSFEGEGPVQLNQPFRFTLPKKK, encoded by the coding sequence ATGATAATTTTACTCGCACTTATCATGGTGCTAAGGCCTGATACCGGTATTACAAGACTGAAATCCCAGCCTGCTAAAAATGAAGTTATTTTTACACCACCGCATATTGGAAATATACCACAGTTTCCAGGTGGCCAACCGGCACTGGAAAGATTCATTGCAGATCATGCAAAATACCCCGCAGATGCAGTAGCCCGGAAAGCACAAGGAACTATAAATGTTGCTTTCACCGTAGCATTTAACGGGGCAATTACACATGTATATAGAATAGGTCCTCCGGTAGACAGTTCATTGGAGAAAGAAGCGATCAGGGTCATAAAGCTCATGCCCAACTGGAAGCCCTATACATCATTTGAAGGAGAAGGGCCCGTACAATTGAACCAGCCCTTTAGGTTTACCCTGCCTAAGAAGAAATAA
- a CDS encoding energy transducer TonB yields MRHIIPFLLLYLSTFSITCAAQSPVTDPTGTIYHKVDVPPEFVGGDDARDRFLTQNIHYPRSAQEKGASGTVIVQFVIDENGNVLNPTSQSPYLDTSLQRESIRVVQLMPKWKPGLLDGKEVKVRFYLPIKYTLQIAGESRSSAFPVIPKVAPTAKDSVLNVIYYTDPANKPAYPGGENGLTKYLKKNLNYPQEALESGIEGIVTVQFTINGDGTISNVSTISPKLGGRLEMEAIRLIRSMPNWKPAMENGKPVPAQCNIPIEFSLKEYYTKKRKVYPMF; encoded by the coding sequence ATGCGACACATTATCCCCTTTTTATTGCTGTACCTGAGCACGTTTTCAATCACTTGCGCTGCGCAATCTCCTGTCACTGATCCAACCGGCACAATCTATCATAAGGTAGATGTACCGCCTGAATTCGTAGGTGGTGACGATGCCCGCGACAGGTTCTTAACACAGAACATTCACTACCCCCGCTCTGCCCAGGAAAAAGGCGCTTCGGGAACTGTGATTGTTCAATTTGTGATAGACGAAAATGGCAACGTCCTCAACCCTACCAGCCAAAGCCCTTATTTAGACACTTCATTACAGAGAGAAAGCATAAGAGTTGTACAACTCATGCCCAAATGGAAACCAGGTCTGTTAGATGGCAAAGAGGTAAAGGTTCGATTTTATCTTCCCATCAAGTATACCCTGCAAATTGCAGGCGAATCACGCTCATCCGCTTTTCCTGTAATACCTAAAGTAGCACCTACAGCCAAAGACTCTGTACTGAATGTAATTTATTATACAGATCCAGCTAATAAACCAGCTTATCCCGGTGGAGAAAATGGATTGACAAAATATTTAAAAAAGAACCTGAATTATCCACAGGAGGCCCTGGAATCAGGTATTGAAGGTATTGTCACGGTTCAGTTCACCATCAATGGAGATGGAACTATTAGTAACGTAAGTACCATCAGCCCTAAGCTGGGCGGACGTTTGGAGATGGAAGCCATTCGCCTGATCAGGTCAATGCCTAACTGGAAACCTGCTATGGAAAATGGGAAACCAGTACCAGCACAGTGTAATATTCCTATTGAATTTAGTCTGAAGGAGTATTATACAAAAAAGAGAAAAGTATACCCAATGTTTTAG